A section of the Candidatus Bathyarchaeota archaeon genome encodes:
- a CDS encoding cobalamin biosynthesis protein: protein MYDRGIAIVAVTRRGVETALKIKCALEKAGLGSVVYAPEKYSQKAVTALKGNIVDFFKNTYSQVDALVGVMATGIIIRAVAPLLESKLTDPAVIGVDVSGRFVISLLSGHLGGANELTRIIAEGISATPVITTASDSMGKLSADELARTLHLSIQNPNSLVAVNSAIVNEGHVVVVLVGEVEIPLEAAGCFEVKKAQNIKEAREIINAYDAGIIITDETVTAQKIGKPVTILKPKRITVGLGARRDTPAEAIVTAVDSALERVHVPLSRVHRFATVDIKRNSKPMLDAMEKLGAPFEFLSVEALGSVVYDDLSPDSAMVQNKIGIGGVCERAALKIAGPNAKLILKKTKQNGVTVAVAEAE from the coding sequence ATGTACGACAGGGGCATAGCAATCGTTGCAGTAACAAGGCGCGGCGTAGAAACCGCCCTAAAAATCAAATGTGCCCTTGAAAAGGCAGGTTTGGGCAGCGTGGTTTATGCCCCAGAAAAATACAGCCAAAAAGCTGTAACAGCTCTCAAAGGAAACATCGTAGATTTTTTCAAGAACACCTACAGCCAAGTAGACGCCCTAGTTGGAGTGATGGCTACAGGAATAATAATCCGAGCAGTGGCGCCTCTGCTTGAAAGCAAACTCACAGACCCAGCCGTTATAGGTGTGGATGTTTCAGGCAGATTCGTCATAAGCCTACTAAGCGGGCATTTGGGCGGCGCAAACGAATTAACCCGCATCATCGCCGAAGGCATCAGCGCCACGCCAGTCATAACCACAGCATCAGATAGCATGGGCAAACTGAGCGCAGATGAACTCGCCCGAACCCTGCATTTGTCGATTCAAAACCCAAACAGCCTCGTGGCGGTGAACTCTGCTATTGTGAACGAGGGGCACGTTGTAGTTGTTTTAGTGGGCGAAGTTGAAATCCCCTTGGAAGCAGCAGGTTGTTTTGAAGTCAAAAAGGCTCAAAACATAAAAGAAGCACGCGAAATAATCAACGCCTACGATGCAGGCATTATAATCACAGATGAAACCGTTACCGCCCAAAAAATCGGCAAACCCGTTACCATACTAAAACCCAAACGCATCACCGTTGGGTTGGGGGCACGCAGAGACACCCCCGCCGAAGCCATAGTCACGGCGGTTGATTCGGCGTTGGAACGTGTGCATGTACCACTTTCAAGAGTTCACCGCTTCGCAACGGTTGACATAAAACGCAATTCAAAACCCATGCTTGACGCCATGGAAAAGTTAGGTGCACCGTTTGAATTTTTAAGTGTTGAGGCACTTGGCTCAGTAGTTTATGATGACCTGTCGCCTGATTCAGCGATGGTACAAAACAAAATCGGTATTGGAGGAGTATGCGAACGAGCAGCACTAAAAATAGCAGGACCAAACGCAAAGTTGATTCTAAAAAAGACCAAACAAAACGGAGTAACAGTCGCAGTAGCCGAGGCAGAGTAA
- the cobJ gene encoding precorrin-3B C(17)-methyltransferase: MRTSSTKNSRTKRKVDSKKDQTKRSNSRSSRGRVSVVGIGPGSAEHMTPKAQSEIENADVVVGYGTYIKLIQNIIKKGAEVISGTMGKEVERAKIAVDKAKEGKAVVMVSSGDPGVYGMAGVVLEVAAQEKNTVPVEIVPGVTAATAASAILGAPLISDFAVISLSDLLTPLEKIERRLEAASQADMSIVLYNPQSQGRIEPLMKAYEIMMKHIDPKTPVGIVRNAGREGQTYTLTTLKDMLNCEIDMVTTLVVGNSATKVVNGKMVTARGYDLTQ, from the coding sequence ATGCGAACGAGCAGCACTAAAAATAGCAGGACCAAACGCAAAGTTGATTCTAAAAAAGACCAAACAAAACGGAGTAACAGTCGCAGTAGCCGAGGCAGAGTAAGCGTCGTCGGCATCGGACCCGGCAGCGCAGAGCACATGACGCCGAAAGCCCAAAGCGAAATCGAAAACGCAGACGTAGTCGTAGGTTACGGCACCTACATCAAACTCATCCAAAACATCATCAAAAAAGGAGCAGAAGTCATCTCAGGCACCATGGGCAAAGAAGTGGAACGCGCCAAAATCGCAGTTGACAAAGCTAAGGAGGGCAAAGCGGTGGTTATGGTTTCCAGCGGCGACCCAGGCGTGTACGGAATGGCAGGCGTCGTCCTCGAAGTAGCCGCACAAGAAAAAAACACCGTACCCGTCGAGATTGTTCCAGGGGTGACCGCAGCCACAGCCGCATCTGCCATCCTCGGCGCCCCACTCATCAGCGACTTCGCAGTTATCAGCCTCAGCGACCTATTGACGCCGTTGGAGAAAATTGAGCGCCGACTCGAAGCCGCCTCACAAGCCGACATGTCGATTGTGCTCTACAACCCCCAGAGTCAAGGACGCATCGAGCCGCTGATGAAGGCTTATGAGATAATGATGAAGCATATTGATCCTAAAACGCCTGTGGGCATCGTCAGGAATGCGGGGCGCGAAGGGCAAACCTACACCTTAACAACCCTTAAGGATATGTTGAACTGCGAAATAGACATGGTCACCACGTTAGTAGTCGGAAACTCAGCTACAAAAGTCGTTAACGGCAAAATGGTCACAGCAAGAGGCTATGA